The Kryptolebias marmoratus isolate JLee-2015 linkage group LG1, ASM164957v2, whole genome shotgun sequence sequence GTAAAACCTTGTAGAATTGGAGCTAAACGGTCAGGGCAATGTTGCAAACACTTATAAATACAGTATGCTGATATTAAGCATATCGTTCAAGCAAGGGGAGATGTGTCCCCTCTAATTTTAGAAACTAGAACTGGTTCTACTCCAAACTGCATGATAGAGAGCTAGACATCGTTTCTGGTTTCAAAGGTTGTGATAAATACAGACCACTTCCAAGTAATAAATGGGTTTGGAATAGCTCTGTAGATGCTGGTTACAGTTACGTTTGGGCtatctgtttcattttgtatttactgttTAGTTACTGTAAATTCCCCACACTTGGTATTACTTCTCTGCTCTCCCCGCTGTCTCGTCCACTCCTAGGCAGGAGGCTGTGGTCATCTCAGGGAGGAAACTGGCACGTCAGATTCGGGAAGAGACCCAGGTCGATGTGGAGAAATGGGTTTTAGCCGGCAACAGGAGGCCTCACCTGAGCGTGGTCCTTGTCGGAGACGACCCAGCCAGTCACTCGTACGTTCTCAACAAGACTCGGGCCGCAGCTGACGTTGGTAAGCGGGGAGGGAGGAACGGAATATCCTCGTATGCAAACACAATTACCCTACAGTGTGAACACGGAAAAAGGGGGCAAACGGTTCAGAAGCTGATAAATATCAGAGCTAAAGGGAAGCTTCAACCTGCATGTTTAAACAATCAGATTTAGTTTCCACGTTGAATGTTTTCTCACTTTGGACTCCTACAGGAATCTCGAGTGAGACGATTCTCAAACACTCGGACATCAGCGAGGAGGAGTTACTGGACTTGATCTACAAACTCAATGCAGACCATCGCGTCGACGGCCTGCTGGTCCAGCTGCCTCTGCCGGGTACATGAACACTGGAAATGTCAGATGAGATTAATTAACTGAGTAAACCCTACTTGTGTtggattattttagttttaatctcaGTCGTGATAGTGAACCTAAATCTCTTTCTGTTGGGTTCTGTGTACATatgagcttttgtttgtttgttagagTCTGTTTGTCCTGACTGTGACTCGTCTTTACTTTCTTCACAGATCACATTGACGAGCGGATGATCTGCAATGCAGTTGCTCCTGCCAAGGATGTAGACGGCTTCCATGTAGTTAATGTCGGCCGCATGTGCCTGGATCAGTCCACCATGCTTCCTGCCACTCCCTGGGGAGTCTGGGAAATTATCAAACGCACTGGTAACTGGAGCTACCTCTTACTTCCCATTCCCGCCCCCAGAGCACAAATGCTGTTAAACAAACATTATGAAACCTactatatttgtgtttttcaggcaTTCCTACTTTCGGAAAGAATGTACTAGTTGCAGGACGCTCCAAGAACGTGGGCATGCCCATTGCCATGTTGCTGCACACAGACGGCCGACACGAGAGGCCTGGAggtttgtttcagtgtgtgtgtctgtaatcACATGTGGCATTATGTTTAATATGAAGGCTAAGCGTGCTTACTCTTCCTTCTGCTCTGCTTCAGGTGATGCCACAGTCACCATTTCTCACCGTAACACTCCAAAGGAACAACTTTGCCAGCACACTAAAATGGCTGACATCATTGTGGCCGCTGCAGGTTTGtcacttttcatttgtttgactaaaatgttttctgatctCCACCCGCTTTTGGAGCGGATTCAGTTGTTTAACTGTGCCACTTTTCTTCGGACTGTCAGGGATTCCTAAGCTGATTACAGCGGACATGATCAAAGAGGGAGCAGCTGTGATTGACGTGGGAATAAACCGAGTCCAGGACCCCGTCACTGGAAAGACCAGGCTGGTTGGAGATGTGGATTTTGAAGGTATGGGAAGGATGGAGTGGGCTTGGAATTATGCACTACATTTTCCTCTCTTCTGTGTGTctgtaacatgttttttttgtttgttttttttctatccacGTTCAGGCGTGAGGAAGAAGGCGGGATTCATCACCCCGGTTCCTGGAGGAGTTGGACCCATGACTGTAGCAATGCTCATGAAGAACACCGTCAAAGCTGCCAAGAATGTCCTTCAGATTCCCCCGGAGAGAATCCGCTTGGCTGCTGCGTCCTAATGAACCAGAGCGCCCCCAGCTGCTGTGACTCATTCCACCCAACAACacctctctttatttttattttcattttttaactcGGAGCAACCCAGCTAATCTCTTGCACACTGACTGGAAAGAAGATGGCTTTGAGGCTCTCTTTCTGCTGACGTCTTTCTGAGTGCCAACTCCAGCAGCCATGTATAGTCTGTTACATCGACTCATGCAGCTGCATGTCTTGTAACAGTATTTCTCAGTTGTAATGTACTACTCTATgacatttttgaagtttttaagaGAGTCTTGAGaatttgtttctatttattgCTACAgagacacattttaaacataaatgcaGTGATTATTTATAACTCTAAGCCTGAGAGCAGTTAAAGCGGAGTGACTGagccctgtttgttttatttttgtttgtttgttagtttagcCTCATGTATTGAAAGAGTTAAGGGCTAACATCATCAGGAACAAGGATGTTTATCAATATACAAGCTTTAAAGATTCACAAATGCcttttgcagaacatttaaGATAAATACAACATGTATCTTCTCACATTGTTGCTTTCTATGCACAGTCATCAGAAAACCAACGATGgggcaaaacaaacattaatcatttttaattatacaacagaattttacttttcacagaaacaaaaaagaatctgTTGACACCTGACAGAGTGACCTTTTTTATGTGATCcttcatttttacagctttcgtatgttaaatattattttaatttgatctatttttagttttctgtaaagTGAGACACTGCAGATCTCAGAGGAAGACGAGGcagtgagtgtgtttgttctAATACACTGAGTTTGTGGGATTTGTGTGGCTCTTTTTCCAGCttaaagtttattgtttcagcAGTTTATGTTTGGACATTCATCGTTGTGTTGACAAAgcaatgtaaaatgaaaaaaaagagaaatatgtAAGAATTAAAGAACTTTTATAAGATATAAATGTGTCAGTTCCTGTAAATGACGATGTAGAATTGAGCTCCATCATCAGTAGTTTTAGGATGCTCCGTGTTCTGCAGACACTGGATAAATGTGAGTGTTCAGAGTAAAATGATTATTAGAAATATGTGAATTATAGATCCTGTATTTACTCACCCTCACTGAAACAGCTCAAAAGCACAAGTATAGAAAAAGAAGGAACTAGAAATACGAGCTGAAGGGGAtctctctaaaaagaaaagcataaaatgcatttttagtttgttggtaGACAATTAAGAGGAATAAATGTGCTGCTTAGTTTGTCTCTAAGGTAGAAACTGAGAAAGTAGTTACAGTAACTTTCTCCTGACTaaacctacaaaataaaaccaattggATTAATTTAATTGTATATGAAAAATAACCTGAGTGAAGAAAATATTagtcatgaaaaaataaagactgtgCGTGTGTTGTTACTGCACTGACACTTGTATTTCATTGTTTAAGAACGATAGAAACTTCAGTCGTAACTAGGAACCTTTCTTGTGTTCCGAGGCTGAGTTCGCTGACGGACACGCTTCCGAAAATAAGCGCCCGGGTTTCCGTTGTTTCTTCAAAGCAGCCTTTTAAAGCTCCAAACAACCTGTTTTTCAGCGATGGATCGCAGCAGATCGCCGGACAGAGctgggagagagaaaaaacacgaTAAAAAGAAGCGGAGAcgatcttcctcctcctcctcttcatcctcttcctcctcgagcagcagaagcagatcATCGTCTAAGAAGAAATCTCACAAAAAGAAAGGTTTGGACCGATTTTCCTCTCCACGAACAGCCCCCCTGTATCCGAAACATATTGAACATTTGTTTCTCCCTCAGATGGGCAGAGAAAGAAGCGCAGAACTcgctcctcttcttcatcatccacctcctcctcctcttcttcttcctcatcgTCTTCGTCCTCGAAGGATGAGAGgacgaagaagaagagaagcaaagccaagaagaagaagaaaaagaaactgaaaaagcaaaaggcgaagctgaagaaacagaggaaaaaggagaagaagctgaagaaggacGCAGAGGAGCCTCAGAGGGCTGCAGAGAAACCTTCATCCTTCCTGGAGATGTGGCAGCATGAtgaggaggcagaggagctcGGGCCAGGTGAGACACCACGTGGTTCACACCCTTTAACAGAGATCTGTTGATGCTCCTTTCAGGTGAGTGTCAGCACCGCAGctcttttctttgcagctgTGAGTGAGACACTTTACTCCACCCCGCTTCTCTCCAAAGTTCCTACGTGGTCTtgaaaatattcagtttgaTTTGTCATATTTTCCAAGGCTGAATATGTATGGGTATATTCAAATTTCACAAACATCAActtattttctcagttttcttaGTTCTGTTTAGTTTCGAGGCTTTTTTCTTGGTGTGTTACGTCCTGCTTTCTCCTCGCAGTCATGACCGATGAGCAGAAGGCCCGACTCTCCACCAAGAGGCCTCTCACCAAAGAGGAGTACGAGGCCAGGCAGAGTGTGATCCGCAGGGTGGTGGACCCTGAAACAGGACGGACCAGGTGGGATAGAGGAGCCATCGAGAAaccaataaatgtaaaaaggtttgagatgtgtgacttttttttttttttttttactttcatccAGACTGgtgagaggagagggagagatcATTGAGGAGATAGTCAGCCGAGAGAGACACAAAGACATCAATAAGGTAAACCTACGGCTACATCTTTACTGTTTACTGCTCTTATTGTTGCCATGAACTTCACCCTGATCATCTGTTTATCCTGTAGCAAGCTACAAAGGGAGATGGGAATGCCTTCCAGAGAAAACTGGGAATCAACAAGTAGAAGAAATCACCACGGTTTCATTAAACTACAACCAGGGGTTTGCTCAAACTGCTGAAAGGttcagaaaactgaacaaaacgtTTGGCCGTCGAGTCAACGAGGAGCCGAAGAAGCAAGACTTCACATGACGACGGATAGTTTCTGTTAATTTATGATTACCCTGATTTCTCTGTGTTGATGTGAAATATGTTGAATAATATTTCAAACACGTGATTAGGGTTTTGGACTGGGTTGtgactttaaacttttaaatgatgttttcatttaatgtcaGCGAATAAATCTATGGTATacttaatgtaaaaaaacaaagattcagaTCAAAGtgctttgtgtctttattttagcttcacCCATTTTACATTCTTCCTTTAATTTTCTAATGAGATGCtagaaatttaacatttttgtttaaccaGGCAAATATCCTTTGCCTCTTCATCTTTTGCTTCCATGGAGCCAGGCTgtcttgttattttgtgtttttaatggtttcCTTAGGacattggctgctttttttcctaGGCTTGCAACTTTTTCAGCTGAGATCTGGCTGATTGTCAGGCagactgagtaaaaaaaacaaactagtcAGAAGAACTATTGAACGGACAGAGGGAGAGTGGAGACATGCAGATAAGGACCAGAAGTCGAGACTTGAACCCAGTCCTTCTGTGATGAAGAACTTGAGGACCCCGTTGGATCAAACTCCCTTCATTTTGATAAACTTCCAGTCTCAGTCAAACCCCTCTTGAAGATGAAGCTAAGTTACGGTCCTAAAGTGTGCTCAAAGGTCAACATTTCTTAGTTTTTCATGTCTTCCTTTTACTACGTTCATTAAAATTTACGAATGAAAACATCAAGGATAATTATCCAAATCCTACAAAATATACCCCCTGTACAAGTCTCACCTTTTCCAAGCATgatttgtcagattttattttccatataTTTACAATTCTACTGTTGATGTTATGGCATTGCATCAACCCAGGGATGGAACTAGAGTCTGATATTTGTGAAAGATGTCAGATTAATCCTTTAAAATAAGTCTATTCTGAGATTTATTCTCTACTCTATCTCCTCCTTCGGGTCTGTTTGGGTGCGAACAGCATCAATTCTGAGCCCAAAACAGATGTGTAAATTCCCATGGAAAGTTTCCACTTTGGAATATTTCCAAAATTCTCCAGCTTAACTTCACATGTAAAGTTTCTGGAAAACTTCAGTAATTTTACCAGAAATCTCCCACCTGTTTGGAACCCTGATAAAGAGCTTCATAGGGATGTAAGTTTCCCTTCATAGAGCTGGGTTTTACTGCAGAGGCGTTCCGGTGTCCCGCAGTATGTTTTCCCTGCACACACGTACTCTAACGCTGgaataaaaagaacaagaagaaacaaaatgtctccaCAGAAATGAGCCCGCCGTTATCAGGTCAGTGCCACTTTATTGTGAGAAATCTCCactttttgttgggtttttttttttggaaatgtgCACCTGTGCCTTTGGGCTGCACCAACAGCCCGACAGTAAAACCTTCTGCGATTTGACGTCTGTAGATGTGCCAGTTCGACTGATTGTCAGTGCACGGCGGCGTTTTCTTAAACGGGCCGTTTGATCTGGCGGTGCTGCTGAGTAATATTGCACATTTCCCCTTTACATTTGCGCCAATGTTGGTCCACTGCAGTCGGCTTTTAGCGTGCCTATTGGAGGGATAAATAACCATtatttgaatattaaaaaaaagaaaagaaactccCAAATTTGAccagttttagaaacaaatggCTAACATGACAACGTGAGTCTCCGCTCCGTTTTCCCTCATTCCAACAACGTTATCGTACAGAATTTACAATTTGCACATGGTCTTCCTCTAAAGGCGCAACATAAAGAAAGAGACCGTAAACTATGGAGGGATATTTAAGAGCACATTCAATGCCTCATTTACAGCTCAGTAGTAACCAGAAAGAAGCCAAAATATCAAATTTACCCAAAATGGCTAATATCAAACG is a genomic window containing:
- the mthfd2 gene encoding bifunctional methylenetetrahydrofolate dehydrogenase/cyclohydrolase, mitochondrial, producing MAAVRTLRKLCQHTRHQVRRLHASASRQEAVVISGRKLARQIREETQVDVEKWVLAGNRRPHLSVVLVGDDPASHSYVLNKTRAAADVGISSETILKHSDISEEELLDLIYKLNADHRVDGLLVQLPLPDHIDERMICNAVAPAKDVDGFHVVNVGRMCLDQSTMLPATPWGVWEIIKRTGIPTFGKNVLVAGRSKNVGMPIAMLLHTDGRHERPGGDATVTISHRNTPKEQLCQHTKMADIIVAAAGIPKLITADMIKEGAAVIDVGINRVQDPVTGKTRLVGDVDFEGVRKKAGFITPVPGGVGPMTVAMLMKNTVKAAKNVLQIPPERIRLAAAS
- the arl6ip4 gene encoding ADP-ribosylation factor-like protein 6-interacting protein 4, with protein sequence MDRSRSPDRAGREKKHDKKKRRRSSSSSSSSSSSSSSRSRSSSKKKSHKKKDGQRKKRRTRSSSSSSTSSSSSSSSSSSSSKDERTKKKRSKAKKKKKKKLKKQKAKLKKQRKKEKKLKKDAEEPQRAAEKPSSFLEMWQHDEEAEELGPVMTDEQKARLSTKRPLTKEEYEARQSVIRRVVDPETGRTRLVRGEGEIIEEIVSRERHKDINKQATKGDGNAFQRKLGINK